From a region of the Helicoverpa armigera isolate CAAS_96S chromosome 14, ASM3070526v1, whole genome shotgun sequence genome:
- the LOC110382206 gene encoding cadherin-87A produces the protein METRWSFTIIWAAVCFASGSTNMLPVFTQDMNNLALSESTPVGTMVYRLQGTDPEGLPLTYSLVGTDKFSVDPVTGDVTLKKPLDREMEDTIKFLVSIEDEDPAKEQNLVQSQPVTVIVLDENDNPPMFKNSPYEVDVPEDEEVGKTLLDNILVEDRDSVGDSLEVGCVPSEQWPEACETFEVVALNSSAHQYTGALVLKKPLNYNERQFYQYQLYATDGTLNSSTHIEIKVVDVQNTPPVFSGSLSAALAEDAPVGTLALTVHARDADRARPRPVLLELVTNPLDFFLLDSQTGELRTAKPLDREALADPSSPLNLTVRATELVNGVPVISDLTSTLATVTITIKDVNDEPPRFNRREYFVEIPESLPVETPLPNLDMVVTDTDVGLNSVFTLRLSDEMGAFIVEPSTATGSASVTLRLNSTLDYEDPNQRKFILEVIAEELHTSPRLSSKASVTISLLDVNDNAPQFPDEPYSATVAEAAPAGTRVATVRATDRDTGRFGTEGIVYELSGNGAELFQVDRRSGLITVAPCATPGTAPCLDYETRKDYFLQYKATDDDGAGQMTVVSLQISLTDSNDNPPVFHTPVYKASIDEDAVKFEPELQVQARDIDATSDIRYSIIDPPTHPFSIDPINGKISVEAGGVTPPEDSNKILLTVLATDGVHNATCKVEIAVRDVNNHPPVFDTDRYNADISEDAPIGTEVAAVRATDLDSGMNSELKYWIQKGALDSFAIHNDTGVVTVSSKLDYDKRNTYTIQIVATDLGIPSLTGTTELTVNVINVNDKKPFFTPSIQRAEVSADAELGYVVHTLVADDPDITDNASLVFNMGDKVIRAVDKNGKEVSDEGIFGSWFTVQPNGTVIVTQKLDRSRAAVLTLPVTVTDATAATLQEADGELIITIVDVNRFAPVFSQPSYLESMAEEQPVGTVLNTYVATDRDTAVQATLIHPPSPYFTIDNVTGVVKTAQRLDYEKLHSINFTLVAYDSGVPQLSTSAGVTVLLRNVNDEDPVFVAAAYDAAVTEHSPAGTSVLTVTAVDKDEDEFGEVTYSLSGDSSEQFAIDPQTGVITVAEGASLDREVTADVWLRAIASDNAPAHLRRSTSVPVHIKILDINDHAPIFSQNVYKSTIAENLQLNPPAAILQVLAEDKDEGLNGKIAYRIVEQSEPGVFTVNPQSGIIYPSKPVTGNTSYHLTVMAQDEAGAGPHSDIARVDITVLSVNRHSPVFTHPPPEQRQLEIPENAAQSDYLITTIKAVDEDSGENGRVSYFLKVDNQNVGETPEFSLDKDTGELRTKTFLDREHKAEYQLVIAAVDNGTPAKFESLRLLTVVLVDDNDNAPMFASPLHQFSVNENLPPGVIVGTVKATDKDSGENGKVYYHVLEGNQEGAFTVDRTQGTIRANISFDREKQSDYTLTIYASNNPILEHAAAILNSVDNATDGHEPSVTVVRVKVKDDNDNEPKFQHKVYYAGIKHTALVNEPIISVIAEDPDLGENGTLVYMVAASNLYKFGDSQSSGSVVPSPFNISQDGILMTAHYMAEYNQDRFVLDIIAQEVAPPQRRATAQVYVWIIDRSSLIRMVVSRGCSTALGGVTRRLASASSALLVPGRRLPLVQADRRYDDWCEIHLHAVDPTTYQVLPVEKVLETIDSKYDELKDVYQEYGVETLIAASATSKAPDSFDPALAALIALLIVLFTGIVTFIVVCACLKHWVIPPPSLQSSKGDSLARRRILEELSTTENPLWLETKLRPYEEQELTMNVFGDQNEQPPAEPAPTDNTYATIQGSRTTERFGDYATLGNDSPTPLEAALGFQGSTFKPPSPDTPEPPPRPSGLGIL, from the exons ATGGAAGACACGATAAAGTTCCTGGTTTCCATAGAAGATGAGGATCCAGCGAAAGAACAGAATCTTGTGCAGTCACAACCGGTCACCGTCATCGTGCTGGATGAGAATGATAACCCACctatgtttaaaaat AGTCCTTATGAAGTCGACGTACCTGAAGACGAAGAAGTTGGAAAGACTTTATTAGACAATATTCTTGTAGAAGACAGGGATTCCGTGGGAGACAGTCTTGAAGTGGGATGTGTGCCCAGTGAACAG TGGCCTGAAGCTTGTGAAACATTTGAAGTGGTAGCCCTGAACTCATCAGCTCACCAGTATACCGGAGCGCTGGTGCTGAAGAAACCGCTGAATTACAATGAAAGACAGTTCTACCAGTACCAGTTGTATGCTACT GACGGCACCCTTAACTCAAGTACTCACATAGAGATCAAAGTAGTAGATGTTCAGAACACCCCGCCAGTATTCAGCGGCTCTCTCAGCGCAGCCCTAGCTGAGGACGCCCCGGTCGGGACGCTGGCCCTCACCGTGCATGCTAGAGACGCTGACCGGGCCCGGCCTAGGCCTGTGCTGCTGGAACTAGTTACTA ATCCCCTGGACTTCTTCCTACTAGACAGTCAGACAGGTGAACTGAGGACTGCTAAGCCACTGGACAGAGAAGCACTAGCTGACCCATCATCACCTCTTAACCTTACCGTTAGA GCAACAGAACTAGTAAACGGCGTCCCAGTAATCTCCGACCTAACTTCGACCCTCGCTACCGTCACCATCACCATCAAGGACGTGAACGACGAGCCTCCTCGCTTCAACCGTCGCGAGTACTTCGTGGAGATACCTGAGAGTCTGCCGGTGGAGACTCCGCTGCCGAACCTGGATATGGTGGTCACTGATACTGATGTG GGCCTCAACTCAGTATTCACGCTCCGCCTATCAGATGAGATGGGAGCGTTTATAGTAGAACCGTCCACGGCGACTGGTAGTGCTTCTGTCACGTTGCGGCTCAACTCCACACTGGATTACGAAGATCCTAATCAGAGGAAGTTTATTTTGGAG GTAATAGCCGAAGAATTACACACATCCCCCCGACTATCCTCGAAGGCCAGCGTGACGATATCCCTGCTGGACGTGAACGACAACGCTCCGCAGTTCCCCGACGAGCCGTACTCCGCTACTGTTGCCGAGGCTGCCCCTGCTGGCACCAGGGTCGCTACTGTTAGAGCTACTGATAGAGATACTGGCAG GTTCGGCACAGAAGGCATAGTATACGAGCTATCAGGCAATGGCGCAGAACTGTTCCAAGTGGACCGACGCAGCGGCCTCATTACAGTAGCGCCGTGTGCGACGCCCGGCACCGCGCCCTGCCTCGACTATGAGACGAGGAAGGATTACTTCTTGCAGtataag GCGACAGACGACGATGGAGCCGGACAAATGACAGTGGTCTCCCTGCAGATATCATTAACAGACTCCAATGACAATCCGCCAGTGTTCCACACGCCAGTCTACAAGGCTTCTATTGATGAAGACGCTGTCAAGTTTGAGCCGGAGTTACAG GTGCAAGCTCGAGACATAGACGCGACATCAGATATTCGCTACTCGATCATCGACCCCCCGACCCACCCGTTCTCTATCGACCCCATTAACGGCAAGATATCTGTCGAAGCCGGTGGAGTTACACCGCCTGAAGACAGTAATAAGATTTTGTTGACTGTGCTG GCGACAGATGGCGTTCACAACGCGACTTGTAAAGTTGAGATAGCGGTCCGTGATGTGAACAACCATCCTCCCGTCTTCGATACCGATAGATATAATGCTGATATTTCTGAAGATGCTCCTATAG GTACGGAAGTAGCAGCCGTTCGTGCCACAGATTTAGACAGCGGCATGAACTCAGAACTCAAGTACTGGATACAGAAGGGAGCTCTCGACTCCTTCGCTATACACAACGATACCGGCGTAGTCACTGTGTCATCCAAGCTAGACTATGACAAGAGGAACACTTATACTATACAGATTGTTGCTACTGATTTAG GCATACCCAGTCTAACCGGCACCACAGAACTCACAGTAAACGTAATAAACGTGAACGACAAGAAACCCTTCTTCACCCCCTCCATACAACGAGCAGAGGTATCCGCTGATGCAGAACTGGGTTATGTAGTACATACCCTGGTGGCTGATGACCCGGATATCACGGATAATGCGTCCTTGGTTTTCAATATGGGGGATAAAGTTATTAGGGCGGTTGATAAGAATGGGAAGGAG GTATCAGACGAAGGTATCTTCGGTTCCTGGTTCACCGTCCAGCCGAACGGCACAGTGATAGTAACACAGAAGCTAGACAGGAGCCGAGCGGCAGTGCTGACGCTGCCGGTCACAGTCACTGACGCTACTGCCGCCACGCTGCAGGAGGCCGATG GCGAGcttataataacaatagtggACGTAAACCGGTTCGCACCCGTATTCTCCCAGCCCTCATACCTGGAGAGCATGGCGGAGGAGCAGCCGGTGGGCACCGTGCTGAACACGTACGTCGCCACCGATCGCGACACTGCCGTGCAGGCCACGCTCATACACCCGCCCAGCCCCTACTTCACTATCGATAATGTTACTG GTGTAGTAAAAACCGCTCAACGCCTGGACTACGAGAAACTCCACAGCATCAACTTCACTCTCGTCGCGTACGACAGCGGCGTGCCGCAGCTATCCACGTCGGCCGGCGTCACCGTGCTGCTGCGGAATGTTAACGACGAGGATCCCGTGTTTGTGGCTGCGGCTTACGACGCTGCTGTTACTGAGCACTCTCCTGCTGGTACCAGTGTGCTCACTGTTACTGCTGTCGATAAGGATGAAG ATGAATTCGGCGAAGTGACCTACAGCCTATCAGGGGATTCCTCCGAGCAGTTTGCTATAGACCCTCAAACCGGAGTCATCACGGTAGCTGAAGGTGCCTCACTGGACCGGGAGGTGACAGCAGATGTGTGGCTGCGAGCGATCGCGTCTGATAATGCTCCTGCGCATTTAAGAAGGAGTACCAGTGTGCCT GTCCACATAAAAATCCTGGACATCAACGACCACGCTCCGATCTTCAGTCAGAACGTGTACAAGAGTACGATAGCCGAGAATCTGCAGCTGAACCCCCCGGCTGCTATACTGCAGGTCCTGGCTGAGGATAAGGATGAGGGGTTGAACGGAAAGATTGCGTACAGGATCGTGGAGCAGAGTGAGCCGG GAGTATTCACAGTAAACCCACAAAGCGGCATCATCTACCCCTCTAAACCCGTTACTGGCAACACCTCCTACCACCTGACCGTGATGGCACAGGACGAGGCGGGCGCCGGGCCGCACTCCGACATAGCGCGGGTCGACATCACCGTGCTCAGCGTCAACAGGCACAGTCCTGTGTTCACGCACCCACCGCCTGAGCAGAGGCAGCTGGAGATACCTGAG AATGCCGCCCAATCAGACTACCTAATCACCACAATAAAGGCGGTCGACGAGGACAGCGGTGAAAACGGCCGCGTGTCCTACTTCCTGAAGGTGGATAACCAGAACGTTGGTGAAACACCCGAGTTTAGTCTGGATAAGGACACGGGAGAGCTCAGGACTAAGACCTTCTTGGATAGAGAGCATAAGGCTGAGTATCAG CTGGTAATAGCAGCAGTAGACAACGGCACTCCGGCCAAGTTTGAGAGCCTCCGTCTGCTAACTGTAGTGCTGGTGGACGACAACGACAACGCTCCGATGTTCGCCTCACCCCTCCACCAGTTCTCTGTCAACGAGAACCTGCCACCCGGGGTTATTGTGG GTACTGTGAAAGCCACGGACAAGGATTCTGGCGAAAACGGCAAGGTGTACTACCACGTGTTGGAAGGCAACCAGGAAGGCGCCTTCACTGTCGACAGGACGCAGGGAACCATTAGAGCTAATATCAGCTTTGATAG AGAAAAACAATCCGACTACACCCTCACAATATACGCGAGCAACAACCCGATACTAGAGCACGCGGCCGCCATACTGAACTCAGTGGACAACGCGACGGACGGACACGAGCCCAGCGTTACTGTCGTCAGGGTCAAGGTCAAGGACGACAATGATAACGAGCCCAAGTTCCAGCATAAGGTTTATTATGCAG GAATAAAACACACAGCCCTCGTAAACGAGCCTATAATCTCCGTGATAGCTGAGGACCCGGATCTAGGCGAGAACGGTACCCTGGTCTACATGGTAGCTGCCTCTAACCTGTACAAGTTTGGAGACTCCCAGTCCAGTGGCAGTGTTGTACCTTCGCCTTTTAATATCAGTCAGGATG GTATCCTGATGACGGCACACTACATGGCGGAGTACAACCAGGACCGGTTCGTGTTGGACATCATCGCGCAAGAAGTGGCGCCGCCGCAGCGACGGGCCACAGCTCAAGTATAT GTATGGATAATCGACCGGTCCTCATTAATCCGCATGGTGGTATCCCGCGGCTGCAGCACAGCGCTGGGCGGCGTGACGCGAAGATTAGCCTCTGCATCATCAGCACTGCTGGTGCCGGGCAGACGCCTGCCGCTAGTGCAAGCTGACAGGAGATATGATGACTG GTGTGAGATCCACCTCCACGCAGTAGATCCGACCACATACCAAGTGCTACCAGTGGAGAAAGTTCTAGAAACCATCGACTCTAAGTACGACGAACTGAAAGACGTGTACCAAGAGTATGGCGTGGAGACTCTGATTGCTGCCAGTGCTACTTCTAAAg CACCGGATAGCTTCGATCCAGCACTAGCAGCATTAATAGCTCTTCTGATCGTGTTGTTCACTGGCATCGTCACTTTCATCGTTGTTTGCGCGTGTCTTAAACACTG GGTAATCCCCCCACCGTCCTTACAATCCAGCAAAGGCGACAGTTTAGCCCGTCGCCGTATTCTAGAAGAGCTGTCCACTACTGAGAACCCTCTGTGGCTGGAGACCAAACTGAGGCCTTATGAGGAACAGGAGCTCACCATGAACGTCTTTGGAGACCAGAACGAACAGCCGCCCGCTGAACCTGCGCCG acgGACAACACATATGCAACGATCCAGGGCAGCCGCACGACGGAGCGTTTCGGCGACTACGCCACGCTCGGGAACGACTCGCCCACGCCGCTTGAAGCAGCACTCGGCTTCCAG GGCAGTACGTTTAAGCCACCATCACCGGATACGCCAGAGCCGCCTCCCAGACCCTCAGGGTTAGGTATTCTTTGA
- the LOC110382976 gene encoding uncharacterized protein LOC110382976 — MFVLKLIVFLLPVLWGASCVAAVQHTDRLIASGYGRPWIPTTPEESQRTPIKLQIQKFEEDVNASRVLQKNDREQMVNWADEFQIKRLDVTMRYRMQMIRHQEHSLKSNGNPKWLECLFVHRKEIRRSIHLYYESEHLCLKAATSKDEESKEPAEQLDKQIVKWRKGYRYLVNLCRDEHPTSKQQEQECLVEYMQNDKYNEVIRRLMSLKQSATSDLYAYYNSSLIDLEECLKTNLSRYLDRIRNIMETLNKCYTITT, encoded by the exons atgtttgttttgaagttAATTGTTTTTCTGTTGCCTGTACTTTGGGGAGCGTCTTGTGTG gCGGCAGTCCAGCACACAGATCGACTGATAGCGAGTGGTTATGGCCGCCCATGGATACCCACAACACCAGAGGAATCGCAA CGTACCCCCATAAAACTCCAGATACAAAAGTTCGAGGAAGATGTGAACGCTTCCAGGGTGCTTCAGAAGAATGATAGAGAGCAGATGGTGAACTGGGCTGATGAGTTCCAGATCAAGAGGCTGGACGTCACCATGAGGTATAGGATGCAGATGATCAGGCATCAGGAACATAGCTTGAAGAGCAATGGTAATCCTAAG TGGCTAGAGTGCCTCTTCGTCCATAGAAAGGAGATCAGGCGTTCCATACATTTGTACTACGAGAGTGAACACCTATGCTTGAAGGCAGCCACCTCTAAGGATGAAGAGTCCAAAGAACCAGCTGAGCAGTTGGATAAGCAG atagtGAAATGGAGGAAAGGTTACCGATATTTAGTTAATCTCTGCAGAGACGAGCACCCTACGTCAAAGCAGCAAGAGCAAGAGTGTTTAGTTGAATAC ATGCAAAACGACAAATACAACGAAGTAATTCGACGGCTAATGTCACTCAAACAGAGCGCGACTAGCGACCTCTACGCGTACTACAACTCTTCACTGATAGATCTGGAGGAATGCCTGAAGACCAACCTGTCGCGATACCTGGACAGGATCCGAAACATCATGGAGACACTGAATAAATGCTATACTATTACTACGTGa